In one window of Arthrobacter pascens DNA:
- a CDS encoding winged helix-turn-helix domain-containing protein, whose protein sequence is MLDIEVIEDPAAAEASLDPIRTRILQELAEPGSATQLSVKVGLPRQKVNYHLKALERHGLVRLVEERRKGNVTERVLQATAASYLISPVALASVAPDPHRFSDRFSAFWLLALAGRMVQEMGKLIAGAAAARQKLATFAIDGEITFRTAADRAAFAEELAVAVTHLVDKYHDGGPGAGRKHRLVVALHPVLKAPAVPKDTPQTPLT, encoded by the coding sequence ATGTTGGACATCGAAGTGATTGAGGACCCGGCCGCGGCGGAAGCGTCCCTGGATCCGATCCGCACCCGCATCCTCCAGGAGCTGGCCGAACCGGGCTCTGCCACCCAGCTGTCAGTGAAGGTGGGCCTGCCACGGCAAAAGGTCAACTACCACCTCAAAGCCCTGGAGCGCCACGGGCTGGTGCGGCTGGTGGAGGAGCGGCGGAAAGGGAACGTCACTGAACGTGTCCTGCAGGCCACTGCTGCCTCCTACCTGATCTCGCCAGTGGCGCTCGCCTCGGTGGCGCCCGACCCGCACAGGTTCTCGGACCGCTTCTCGGCCTTCTGGCTGCTGGCGCTCGCAGGCAGGATGGTGCAGGAGATGGGCAAGCTGATTGCCGGGGCCGCCGCGGCCCGGCAGAAGCTGGCCACCTTTGCCATCGACGGCGAAATCACCTTCCGCACGGCGGCGGACCGAGCCGCCTTCGCGGAGGAACTCGCCGTCGCCGTCACGCACCTGGTGGACAAATATCACGACGGCGGGCCGGGCGCCGGGCGCAAGCACCGCCTCGTCGTCGCGCTTCATCCTGTCCTCAAGGCCCCGGCAGTACCCAAAGACACCCCACAAACCCCTCTCACCTAA
- a CDS encoding RluA family pseudouridine synthase — protein sequence MQSPLPVRDGVNATRLRLPEDGPWATAMDYMMHRWGHIDPQGIEDRFDAGEIVGEGGIPLNRATKLEDHTFIWYYRSLPPETRIPVELSILHQDEHLLVVDKPHFLPTTPGGTYIQESALVRLRNQLGLPDLIPMHRLDRMTAGILLLSTNPETRGKYQVLFEKRQVRKEYECVSAAEPAAGYPAVDFPVVVRNRMTKSRSYLLAEVIEGEPNAETRVELLETFDGGASAAGASVGAARRGLYRLEPHSGKTHQLRVHMASLGLGIVNDAFYPDLLDKAPDDYTRPLQLLARGIRFVDPVSGRPVEYRSRLQLSEAAPTRR from the coding sequence ATGCAATCCCCCCTCCCCGTGCGCGACGGCGTCAACGCCACCCGCCTGCGCCTCCCGGAGGACGGCCCCTGGGCAACTGCGATGGACTACATGATGCACCGCTGGGGGCATATCGACCCGCAGGGCATCGAGGACAGATTCGACGCCGGCGAGATCGTGGGCGAGGGCGGAATCCCCCTCAACCGGGCCACAAAGCTCGAGGACCACACCTTCATCTGGTACTACCGCAGCCTTCCGCCCGAGACCCGGATCCCCGTTGAGCTGAGCATCCTGCACCAGGACGAGCACCTCCTGGTGGTGGACAAGCCCCACTTCCTGCCCACCACCCCCGGCGGCACCTACATCCAGGAATCGGCCCTGGTCCGGCTGCGGAACCAGCTGGGCCTGCCTGACCTGATCCCCATGCACCGCCTGGACCGAATGACAGCAGGAATCCTGCTGCTCTCCACCAACCCGGAAACCCGCGGCAAGTACCAGGTCCTCTTCGAGAAGCGCCAGGTCCGGAAGGAATATGAGTGCGTTTCCGCCGCAGAGCCGGCGGCGGGGTATCCCGCCGTCGACTTCCCTGTAGTGGTCCGGAACCGGATGACCAAGTCCCGCAGCTACCTGCTGGCCGAAGTCATCGAGGGCGAGCCGAACGCGGAGACCCGCGTGGAACTGCTGGAAACGTTCGACGGCGGTGCTTCCGCCGCCGGTGCTTCCGTCGGCGCCGCGCGCCGTGGGCTGTACCGCCTTGAGCCGCACTCCGGGAAGACCCATCAGCTGCGGGTTCACATGGCCTCGCTGGGGCTCGGAATCGTGAACGATGCGTTCTATCCCGATCTGCTGGACAAGGCTCCGGATGACTACACCAGGCCGCTGCAGCTACTGGCCAGGGGCATCCGCTTTGTCGACCCCGTCTCGGGTAGGCCCGTGGAATACCGGAGCCGCCTGCAACTCAGCGAGGCTGCGCCCACACGGCGTTGA
- a CDS encoding O-acetyl-ADP-ribose deacetylase, with translation MRTRIIQGDITTRAVDAIVNAANSGLLGGAGVDGAIHRAAGPELLAACRELRARDLPHGLAAGAAVATPGFRLPARWVIHTVGPNRHAGQTNRALLVSCFSESLRLADSLGARSLAFPAVGGGAYGWAGRQVAEAALDAVNGFAASHPGSELELVEFVLFSPEMEAAFNAVWAQPR, from the coding sequence ATGCGGACCCGGATTATCCAGGGCGACATTACCACCCGTGCCGTGGACGCGATCGTGAACGCGGCCAACTCCGGTTTGCTGGGTGGGGCCGGGGTGGACGGGGCCATCCACCGGGCGGCGGGACCCGAACTGCTGGCCGCATGCAGGGAACTCCGCGCGCGGGACCTGCCCCACGGGCTCGCGGCCGGCGCCGCCGTCGCCACACCGGGCTTCCGGCTCCCGGCGCGCTGGGTCATTCACACCGTGGGGCCGAACCGCCACGCCGGGCAGACCAACAGGGCGCTCCTGGTCTCGTGTTTCAGCGAAAGCCTGCGCCTGGCGGATTCATTGGGGGCCCGTTCGCTTGCATTTCCAGCCGTAGGCGGCGGGGCTTATGGCTGGGCCGGGCGGCAGGTGGCGGAGGCCGCGCTCGACGCCGTCAACGGGTTTGCTGCCTCCCATCCCGGGAGCGAGTTGGAGCTGGTGGAATTTGTGCTGTTCAGTCCCGAAATGGAGGCAGCCTTCAACGCCGTGTGGGCGCAGCCTCGCTGA